In Nymphalis io chromosome 9, ilAglIoxx1.1, whole genome shotgun sequence, the genomic window GAactcaattaaaattaagtattcaCGAATgcattaatattcaatataaaaatatatgcattaatttcaactaaatatatgttcagataaatataataattagttttccAACTTCATGTATAATACTAAAGTTCTTCCTTTTAGACGTTTGgttaatgttttcattaaatttattaaactccactgaagcgtcaatagcgcaaagGTCTACGGGCCGCCtggcgatgtaaaagtcgcaggtacGAGGttcccactcctaacacaaacTGTACGCTAAATtggagataaataaaatataagtaattccttaaaatgtTTCGTAGAAACTTAACGCGGCGCGGTTTATTCGTTTAATGTATAACGGTTATCGAAATACATTTCATGGTTTTTGTTGATTCAAATCGAACGATTAAATAAAGCGTTACGTTTTCGAACGGCGCCATTTCGCGGTATCTATTTAAGAGTTACATATCGCATAGAAAAGCCCTTTTCTACTCCTATCGCTTCCATCGACAACACAATGACTAACATTTGACAGCGCCATCGGTATTACAAAGGCGTGCAGTGCGTGAGCGCGTTTTGCACACAATACTCGCAGGCGTGCCTGAGAACAGACAATACATCGGCAGAGCCGTACGCGATGGtctgaaatgaaatttatattgtgattgaagatttttattttaaaatcttaacgtttattttgtttctaaaaaactcttaatttaaatctttatttgatCAAGTAATCTCGTCTAGCTGTTCCGTGATATCGACTTCGGGTTTTCAACAATTGCATCAATTATCACTCATGATGGCAGGAAATTACACTATTAGCTCGCCTGTGGCAAATCATTTTCATGAGGTTTAGATACTGCGCAGTTCATCGACCTTATATTCATGAGATAAATGGCAAGCATTAGCGTACCATTAGATAACAGTTATTTGATTAAGTTATTTCTAATAGCTAGCCTCCTCTTTAATGATGTATAGTTTAGCAAAAAAACTgcaataatatatgttaattcgAAGTCAAATTAGAATcacattttcattatatttcctgtttaattatttaataataaagaatatataattaattttgataaacatttaaaaaaaccttagtAACGAAATATCACGACACGACTTTATTTCGTTTCCAGCGATGATAGTACTATTGATTTACGTCGAAATTTGCAATAACTAGTCGACCCTTTACTATTACAAATTGTATCTGTTCTTacgttataagaaatatatgaaaaaaatcgaAACATAGAACACTGTTATAGAAACACACTATtttgattgaatatttttataaaaatatgtatgatgTCATTTCTACGTGTTATGTGCTCTGTGTTCGTGATAGACAATAGGTATTTTATCCATTAGACATGGAAATGCGAGTCAGTGCAATGTCTCGTCTAAAGTCTCACTGAGGGGAAGCGTGTCCAATACAGATAGCAGTCTACTTATTCATTTGCGTTTATACAATGCCATAAACGCTATGGGTGtagtttgatttatatattaatagtggTATTTAATgtcataatgataaatatatagtttaaaacaCATCTCATAGAAATACGTCAAATTGCCCACTTTATAATACAcagtaaatgaaaatttagcAACCGCTAAAGTAGTATTGAGTTCTCAGTCTAAATACGTCTCCCTTAATGTATAAGGGGAAATAGAAACATTTCATTGAGAGCTTTACGTCACACATCACACCAAgattgttacaaaaataattacaacataaCAAATGTGATTCCGCCACTTCTAGCCGAGGCAAAGATGTCTGCGTCTACTATATGAGCATGTATTCAAAAGTTTCACATGGACCTGATTATTATTCCATATGAGATTCCCCAGAACATACATAAACATGTCTGCCTTTCCTACCCTTACACCGAATAACCGCGACTCTGCCCTCGCCACCTCGGCGCAGCTGCTGGACACGTGCACGGCGGAGTGCCTGTTCAGCGCGGAGTACCACTCGGGCGCGCTGGCGCTGCGGGACGGCGCGGGCGCGTACCTGGCGCCCATCGGCTCCAAGGCCGTGCTCAAGACGCGCTCCACCGCCGTCACCCGCGACGAGCTGTTCTCGCTGGAGGACAGCCTGCCGCAGGCCGCCTTCATCGCCGCTCTCAACGAGAAGTACGTCTCCGTTAAACAGGGTAAGTTCGACATCGCTCTACGGTTTACATTTTTTGTTGTGTTCATTAAAATTGATCGAGTGCATTAAAATGAGtagttattatagttttatatgatttatcaATCTTTCAATCAAACCGAACAGTAATGAGCTAGTCTAAATAAAGAGGGAGTatctatatgtaatattattgtcGTATATACGTGTTCATATTCATTCAGCCGCCCCCGTCCGTGTCAATAGCATTCATTATGCACCATCGTAGAACAAATAATAACGAAATTACtttgaaaacataattaaatgttttaaagttaaattatctgCAAGGGATAACGTTTTATTCGTGAATGTAATCCTCTCCCATAATTCCCCGTAATAGCTCGGCTCGCTCCGGGCGCGTTGTAATTACGACTCAATGAAACTGAAACAATCGAGAAGCGCAGCATCCGACGCGGGTGAGAGTTAATTACAATTCGATCACGGGAGCCCAGGCGGTGGTACACTAACGTACACTTTCTGAAACGTTGCTCAGTTAGTTTATGTTCAAATAATCTTTATACTCAAACACGACGAACGTCACTTAAATGAGAACAACATGacataaagtttaatataataatggtcgCCAGTTTAACTAAACCGACTAAATACTCACTCATTGGTCGCCTATCATGTCATCACTCAAacttaaattagttaatttgacGTTCAGTGTTTCAAAAATCGTAGAATAATATATCGGTATATATGAAAACAAGAAGAAATGTATATCCACAAATCCGTagtggagcggcgtggtggaaagCTTCAAATCTTTTTATTAAGTGTATAGGATGTAttcttttatactttaatattagcCCTTCACATTcctacaacaaataaaaaatcatgatcAGAATATCTTCAAACCATAATCAAGACACGGCATTTAGTTTTACTACAAGTACAGACCTCACTCATCAAAAGTACGGCTAAAggaaaagataatataaaagcaGAGGATACTCAGagttattatcaataataaaactgaataaCAATCGCTCAGTATGTAATTAGCCTACACTTACTAGCCGGATTTATTACGTACAGAAGATGGATACAATCTTTGTTTCCAAAACGAAAATGCAttgctaatttatatttatttataaagtacaaCGGTCAAACGATATATGTGTTCAACggatataattgtatattcgtTTGTGGTTACCCAAATACGCTATAAACCTACCCTCACCTCACCGTCATTAAAAGAAGAAGAGGATTTTAAGTATCCATGGGAAATGGAATATGACGTTTTGACACAGCTAATATAAATTTAGCTGTATATGAAAATACATAACTACGATAAAATCTAAAAGCAAAGATGTGTCAgcttatttgtttatatctaaCAACAACTAACAACAAGTTTAACAACAAAGCCCGTCAATCACAACCAAATAGTCATTGTCGCACACTGAGACACGGGAACAATGTGTATGTACTGAGCGATACGATGGACGATTCTGTAACCGTCGTACACGAACATAACctttaaatgtatgtacataaggTTGGACCACGCAATGTATCCATTCGTAGACGGAGACAATGGCTAGAGTTCTGAGAAGGCCGGAACCGCTGGAAGCGGTGATGCATATTTGATGCTAAAGATTTTATATGCAGTTTCTCGAGATTGCTTCAACATGCAACCATTGTTGATGGAACTAAAGAACAATGATTGCCATTtcaagttttaatatttcacacaATTTACGACGCAGTTGAAATTGCTGATAATTTAGTATACCTATACATATACCAAAGAAATTACagaattgaaatatttcttattatatccTTTCATGCGGATTGTTGAAAGAGGCTAACAGTCTCGTTTGTCAGTTTTCCTTTAACGAGAAGGCACGTTTTGTTTGTGTAAATTACGTCCAATTTTAAGCTACGAAGTAACTCCTCGGATGCGTCGTCACGTTCCTGAGAACACGCTCCGATGTTCCGTCACGATTCACGCGTACGGAACACGTTGTTTCATGTAACGAGTGCACCTAATAAAGACGAAAAGTCGACGAACGTTGTAGAATAATAAGCGCCGTATTCAAATACATTTCATTGTATTCAAACTTGGCGATGGTAGCTGGTCGTCAGAAGAAAATTATCTATGTCAGATCTTCAGATAAGAAAAGTTCTCGAATCGTCAATTTTAATTGCAATAGTCGATTGTTCTCTTTCTTTATAAGATATCGGTATAAAAGCTAGTTCGATTGGACAGGACCGTCTTCaatatttgtatacaataaGATGATGATGTCATCGGTTTAGTCAGATCGGTTTCACCCAAGGCAGCAATTCTCAGAGACAAGCCAactgcaaacacaggtgcactctctctatACCCTCGGGCTCAGAACCAACAGAACAGAACAACATGAGCTTTACATAACTCGGGACAGTAACACGGCCATTTTTCAAACTGGCTTACTGCTGACAGTATATTGACTGTAAAACACAAAAATTGTATAGGCTCGACCATTGGGTTCGACTACCGACCTGTGTCTTGTACTGATGCAAAAGATCCGATCAGATCATGTCAGGCGGAGataaattatcaaatctttaaacgcatattatattatcaaacaaATATGATCCGATGTAGGTAATCGTATCGAGAGTTTTACGAAGGTCAGGGTTTGCAGTATCGGTTACTGCGCGATACGAATGTGTGCTAATCGCACGGTGTACAGAATACAGGTGGTATCTTGCGGTATGAAGTCGACCTCGTGGTTCATCTTGTCTGGCGAATCCTATCGCCAGTTTTACTAGAAAATGATCGGTGTCAGTTATAATGAAAGATAACGTGACCAATCCAAAAGAACTAATTGAAATGActcaaaaatgaaattattttaaccaCTAAAGTTTATTTCAACAAGCAATTCCATTTTATCATTTGcattgtaaaaaagtaaaaaaagtcccacaagaaaataatttattttataacaaattccGTTATATCAACGCCGATGTAATTCTCCAACGATCTCGGCTCAGTTATTCCGCACAAAAAACCTCCATTGTGAGACTTGCTTTCTAGTTTCACCTGCACGGATGCCTGCGCATGCGTCGCGAACAGATTGACTGCGATCACACTAACGGCACGACACTTTGACTGCTCTAAACATGTGTATCCTGTAATTAAACCGCTTCATTAAACATCTTTTATTTGTCCGTGGTCTGCTGTAAGTACTAATTACTGTTCTTCAAGTCCGTCATAAATTCTTATAAGATTCTTGCTAATTGCAGTCCGACTAGCGCAGTCAAGGGAGATAGATAAATATCTTAGATAATTGGATTAGTATTAAAGGATAATGAGCTTACTTTTCcggatacataaaatataccgCAAACATAGTATCAAAACCATTGTTTattccttaaatattttattctaaagaAGGAAAAAATATGGACAAAACATCGAAAATTTTAGTCACACTAACTTTGGTTTACTAATTATCTACTAATATAGAAttagcttaatatataaaacatacgtatacgttcaaaaatatttgtaaatttattaaatgacgagcttaaaaaataaaatattctgcgAATTtcgaagttttataaaatatagctgtatttttatttggtcgTGTAAAAGGAAAACGGAAAAATCAGTGTTACcgtaatttaagaaattaagaaTATATGACACAACACACATCCACCCACAGGATACTTAAAACCTTGCTCACGCGCAGGCGTAACCACGTGTTTAAACTAGTTTAGTAACTATAACACCATGCAATTGCAATGCAATGAATGAACATAAGCAAGCCGGTTACAGCAGCCACCGAAAACATAAACTTACCGCCCAGAACAGCAGCGTGGCCGGATGAGCTTCAACCTCTTCCACAAAAGCTCTTTGCATAGAATCAAGATATTTACGGAAAGTTTAATGAAGCATAACAACTTTAATATTGTTCtagttttaacaattttaatgtataaggCACTAAGTGATACCAGCATTTAAAGAAATCATTATAACCGACACGACTCGCGCCATTtactaaactatataatatataatgtacagtGCGGCAAAAAAGGGCTATcctaaataaaagttaaacacTTTATTCGCTATTAAGGTATATTATGCAATGTTTTAACTTGAATTGAATAtacaagattaattaaacagtACATTTCTCATTTCCATCATCAGGTGTAGACGTGACAGCCAACCAGGATGAGATCTCATCCCACGAGACCTTCCAGCTGGAGTTCGACTGGGCGACCCGACGCTGGTACATCCGCACCATGCAAGACCGGTACTGGACCCTGGAGACCGGcggaggcattcaggccagtgGGGATAACAAGTGCGTAGTTGTTTTAgtgcttataaaattaatataagaaaataggaAAATATGAATTTACCAACAATGAGCTGTGAAAGCTATGTGCTCAGTTCATCGGTCCTCTCCCGCAGGTCATCAAACGCGTTGTTCGAGCTGGAGTGGCAAGGAGACGGGGCGGTCGCGTTCCGCGCCAACAACGGCAAATATCTGATGACCAAACGGTCCGGACACCTCTACGCCAACTCCGACACCATCGACGACAACTGCAAATACTACTTCTATCTCATTAACAGGTCCGTGCCACTATTAACATCTTTTagcctaaaaatatttaatgaattattaatacaaaaaacaatttaactgaattcgttttaaataatattctttcaaAAACTTTGTTCACAATGGAAGTGATATAATTTCAGGCCAATCCTCGTGCTGAAGTGCGAGCAAGGGTTCGTGGGGCCAAAGGGCGTGAAGCTCGAGTGCAACAAGGCCAACTACGAGACCATTCAGGTCATCCGCGGGCCCAAGGGAGCCGTTTACTTCAAAGGTACGTCGTCACTTTGCGAACATAGTTTTGCTGtttcacataaatattattagttttaattttattaatagagaaATATCTCGTCGTGTTTAACGGGAGACGCAATTACAAAGACTCCTTTTACAgacttattttcattaaaatcaaaccttaatatgtaaaataattacaagcatTTTTAAGCTTTCATTTTGGAGATATCAAGAATGATGTCGTCTCACGTGCTCGTGTCCGCCCGCAGGTCAGAACGGCAAGTACTGGCACGCGGACAGCGAGAGCGTGTCGTGCGACAGCGACTCCCCCCAACCCTTCCACCTCGAGCTGCGCGAGCCCACCCGCCTCGCCATCCGCGCCGCGCACAGCTACCTCGCCGCCGCCAAGAACGGGAACTTCCGCCTCGCCGGGCCCGACCTCGCGCACGCCACGCACTGGGAGTACTAGGCGCCCCCCCCACCTCGCGCGCCCCGCCACCTGCGCGCCGTCCGACACTCTACGTCGTATTGCATTTCGTCGATGTCAACTTGAGATTTAGACTTCCCCACATATTCTCTCCGAGTGCGCTCCAGCTGGCGCGCCCGCCTCCGCCGCCCGCGCGGTCGGCGTCCGAACGATCCAAACGGCCGATTCTCGGCAGAATCCGCCGACAGtggtacttaataaaaataaaaacgggaATGTCTGCAATGCACGTGGCattgtttaatttacatttcatcaaaaaaaaaaaaaaaacagagcgCCACCTGGACGCGCCCTCGCACTCGTCAGTAGGGATAAGATATTTATCGCACGCGTGCGAATGTGATCGTATTGAAATATCGCTTGTCTAATTACCGTAATCAtagattattttcttatattggTAGATCTGCCGAAGTAATCGCTTGatgagaattatttttatactttcccGTGACGCGGAATcgcttgaatatttatttttaaaatatctaaatttaatttaattaagacttAATTATATTGGAATCATTCGAGAATACACATTGGTTGTCGTAGCGTCTAGTCGATGAGTCCGATACGGTTGCCGGCCGTCGGCCGGGCCGGTCCGTGTCCTCCGGGTCCTACAAAATTGATGAATCAGGTAATCATTGTACCGTAAGTAAGTTGTAACTGGGCTATTCGCAATACCAGACGTGCTGCCGAACATTCCCTTCGCGGTCTGGCTTCGTATGAATAAGCTAATTAAGTTAATGTAAGTAATATCGGTATAGGATTAAGCTGCATTTACACCGCTCCCAAATGTTCGTCCATTCCGACGTTTTTTAACCTTTTAGACGagattttttaagatttttacgAGTTTTGAATCCGGTGCAGTGAGCGAGTGAGATATACGGAGCCGAATGAGACTTGTATTTGTACTCGCGTTTGGGAAGCGACGTGTCTCGATAAGTTTTTTATAACGAACAAATAATGGAGAATGTATGGCATTACTGCTGATCCTAAATGTTTGTACGATAACGTCTtgtaaactattaataaataaattataatcatattgtACTCgtggtgttttatttattttttgaatgtttGGGGAAGTGGAGAG contains:
- the LOC126770945 gene encoding protein singed is translated as MNGLNGHSNGEVNGAGDIITQNQQRGWWTIGLINSRYRYLTAETFGFKINANGTSLKKKQIWTLEPASGNANDSMIYLRSHLDKYLAVDSFGNVTCESEEKEPGSKFQISVSEDGTGRWALRNVERGYFLGSSSDKLTCTAKVPGDAELWHVHLAARPQVNLRSIGRKRFAHLSESLDEIHVDANVPWGEDTLFTLEFRADEGGKYALHTCNNKYLSAAGKLLDTCTAECLFSAEYHSGALALRDGAGAYLAPIGSKAVLKTRSTAVTRDELFSLEDSLPQAAFIAALNEKYVSVKQGVDVTANQDEISSHETFQLEFDWATRRWYIRTMQDRYWTLETGGGIQASGDNKSSNALFELEWQGDGAVAFRANNGKYLMTKRSGHLYANSDTIDDNCKYYFYLINRPILVLKCEQGFVGPKGVKLECNKANYETIQVIRGPKGAVYFKGQNGKYWHADSESVSCDSDSPQPFHLELREPTRLAIRAAHSYLAAAKNGNFRLAGPDLAHATHWEY